In a single window of the Geothermobacter hydrogeniphilus genome:
- a CDS encoding DedA family protein, producing MEAWLQNFFTYLPDGTLYYLLIGLIAFGESLVAIGLLLPGSTLCVFAGFLALHGKGDILALIGVAATGAFGGDLLSYLLGARFAGPMLKSRLLANRLGLVRKSEFFFAAHGGKSVFFGRFFGPVRGFIPFVAGGAGMRPALFTGYSMVSAILWGLAYPGVGYLAGISWQNVQLWTGRFSLLILAALALTVAWIWWRNRK from the coding sequence ATGGAAGCCTGGCTGCAAAACTTTTTCACCTACCTCCCCGACGGCACCCTCTATTATCTGCTGATCGGCCTGATCGCGTTCGGTGAATCGCTGGTCGCCATCGGTCTGCTGCTGCCGGGCAGTACGCTGTGTGTCTTCGCCGGATTTCTCGCCCTGCACGGCAAAGGTGACATTCTTGCCCTGATCGGCGTTGCCGCCACCGGCGCTTTCGGCGGCGACCTGCTCAGCTACCTGCTCGGCGCCAGGTTTGCCGGGCCGATGCTGAAGAGCCGATTGCTTGCCAATCGCCTCGGCCTGGTACGCAAATCTGAATTTTTTTTCGCAGCCCATGGCGGCAAAAGCGTCTTCTTTGGCCGTTTTTTCGGCCCGGTACGCGGTTTCATCCCCTTTGTTGCCGGCGGTGCCGGAATGCGGCCGGCTCTTTTTACCGGTTATTCCATGGTCAGCGCCATCCTCTGGGGGCTGGCCTACCCCGGAGTCGGCTACCTGGCGGGCATCAGCTGGCAGAACGTGCAACTGTGGACCGGCCGTTTCAGCCTGCTGATTCTGGCCGCACTGGCACTGACCGTTGCCTGGATCTGGTGGCGCAACCGAAAATAA
- a CDS encoding agmatine deiminase family protein: MSIRLPAEWEPQDGILIAWPHAATDWAETLDEVLPVYLQLAEAVSDREKLLIVTPDPDSVRRQLDNAGITRNTIRLARAATNDTWCRDFGPLTIYRGEQPQLLDFGFNAWGLKFAADLDNQVSRRLHHQGCFGAVGLVTDGLILEGGSIESDGRGTLLTTSRCLLSANRNPQLSREQLQARLCSRFGATRILWLEHGLLAGDDTDAHIDTLARFAPEDVILHVACDDQRDEHYAELQAMAAELAALRTAAGRPYRLLPLPWPRPICRNGRRLPATYANYLVINGAVLVPTYNDPADQAAQDIIGAAHPGRDVIGIEARPLIAQGGSLHCLTMHLPKGVLP, from the coding sequence ATGTCAATTCGTCTTCCGGCGGAATGGGAACCACAGGACGGTATCCTGATCGCCTGGCCCCATGCCGCCACCGACTGGGCAGAAACCCTGGACGAAGTCCTGCCGGTCTACCTGCAACTCGCCGAAGCCGTCAGCGACCGGGAAAAACTTCTTATTGTCACCCCCGACCCGGACTCGGTGCGCCGTCAACTGGACAACGCCGGCATCACGCGAAACACTATCCGACTGGCCCGGGCGGCGACCAACGACACCTGGTGCCGTGACTTCGGCCCGTTGACAATCTATCGCGGCGAACAACCGCAACTGCTCGACTTCGGCTTCAATGCCTGGGGACTGAAGTTTGCAGCCGATCTCGACAACCAGGTCAGCCGCAGGCTGCACCACCAGGGCTGCTTCGGTGCGGTCGGCCTGGTGACTGATGGACTCATTCTCGAAGGCGGCAGCATTGAAAGCGACGGTCGCGGCACCCTGCTGACCACCTCCCGCTGCCTGTTGAGCGCCAACCGCAATCCGCAGCTGAGCCGCGAGCAACTGCAGGCGCGACTCTGTTCGAGATTCGGGGCCACACGGATCCTTTGGCTCGAACACGGCCTGCTGGCCGGGGATGATACCGACGCCCATATCGACACCCTGGCACGGTTTGCCCCGGAGGATGTCATCCTCCACGTTGCCTGCGACGATCAACGGGACGAACATTATGCCGAACTGCAGGCCATGGCCGCGGAACTGGCTGCCCTGCGCACCGCCGCCGGCCGTCCCTACCGTCTGCTCCCCCTCCCCTGGCCGCGGCCAATCTGCCGTAACGGCCGCAGACTGCCGGCGACCTACGCCAACTACCTGGTCATCAACGGAGCGGTACTGGTCCCGACTTACAATGACCCGGCCGACCAGGCGGCACAGGACATCATCGGCGCCGCGCATCCGGGACGCGACGTAATCGGCATCGAGGCACGGCCGCTTATCGCCCAGGGCGGCTCGCTGCACTGTCTCACCATGCACCTGCCGAAAGGAGTGCTGCCATGA
- a CDS encoding carbon-nitrogen hydrolase, translated as MKTLKVALIQQPCPDPPDEARHISDEAVRRAAERGARLIVLPELHCGPYFCQQEQSETFDRAEPIPGPATDHFSALARELDIVLIISLFERRAAGLCHNTALVIERDGTIAGRYRKMHIPDDPGYYEKFYFTPGDLGFEPIATSVGKLGLLICWDQWYPEAARLMALAGAEILIYPTAIGWDARDDETEQKRQLDAWHTVQRGHAIANGLPLVAVNRVGHESDPSGSSPGITFWGNSFACGPQGEMLAEGGVEKTELLADIDLRRGEQVRRIWPFLRDRRIDAYGDLLKRFRD; from the coding sequence ATGAAAACCCTCAAGGTCGCCCTGATTCAGCAGCCCTGTCCCGACCCGCCTGACGAGGCCCGCCACATCAGTGACGAGGCCGTGCGCCGGGCGGCGGAACGGGGAGCCCGACTGATCGTACTGCCGGAGCTGCACTGCGGTCCCTACTTCTGCCAGCAGGAGCAGAGCGAAACCTTTGATCGTGCCGAACCGATTCCCGGACCTGCAACTGACCACTTTTCCGCCCTGGCCCGGGAACTTGACATTGTGCTGATCATTTCCCTGTTCGAACGTCGGGCGGCCGGACTCTGTCACAATACCGCCCTGGTCATCGAAAGGGACGGCACCATCGCCGGCCGGTATCGCAAGATGCACATTCCCGATGATCCGGGCTATTACGAAAAATTCTATTTCACACCTGGTGATCTCGGCTTTGAGCCGATTGCCACCTCGGTCGGCAAGCTCGGCCTGCTGATCTGCTGGGATCAATGGTATCCGGAGGCGGCACGCCTGATGGCCCTGGCCGGCGCCGAAATCCTGATCTACCCGACCGCCATCGGCTGGGATGCACGCGATGATGAAACCGAACAAAAACGGCAACTGGATGCCTGGCACACCGTGCAGCGCGGGCACGCGATCGCCAATGGACTGCCGCTGGTCGCGGTCAACCGCGTCGGCCATGAGTCGGACCCGTCCGGAAGTTCGCCGGGGATCACATTCTGGGGCAACAGCTTCGCCTGCGGTCCCCAGGGAGAGATGCTGGCTGAGGGGGGCGTGGAAAAAACGGAATTGCTGGCGGACATCGACCTGCGGCGGGGTGAACAGGTTCGACGGATCTGGCCCTTTCTCCGCGATCGACGTATTGACGCCTATGGCGATCTGCTGAAGCGTTTTCGCGACTGA